ATCGTCAGGCGGACATATGTTTGGAAAAGCCGCTCTGTCCTCTATCGGCAACATGGCGAAAAATTCCTCCACGAAACTGAGCGAGCGGTCAAATTCACCATTCCTTGGCGTTTCGAAGTTGCAGAGAAGGTCGGAGCACGGAGTTGCCCAAGGCTCCTCACTTCTCAGTGCTGGTCCTTGCAAATCCGAGATCAGATTGTCAACACGAAAGCGATATGTTCCGCTACTAAGGCGTAAAATATCTGCCACGTTCTGATCGATGAATGCGTCTACGAGATTCTCTGCGTTATCGTCCGCCGCGATAAGCAACGCGATGTGTTCCCTAAGTTGCGCTACAAAAACACTTAGTTCCTGGATCATCCACTCGCAACGATTGTATTCCGGCACTGTTGCTAAAAACTGCATCAAATGATGGAAAAGCCGCGAGGGTGTCTCTGCCGTCTTAGTGGCTTTAGGCAGTGATTCATTGTGTTGGACAGTCCGCTCCGGATCGGGTGGTGAAACGTTTTTGGGCGCCATCATTTCACTGAGCGCCACATGCGTTGGAAATTTACTCAAGTGTGTCTTCATCCTGGCTCCCAAGTACGTTTTCTGGCAAGTGCCACATTTAAACTCAAGTGGAATGTTTGGGCTATGACGTTTATCAACTCGATGGGATGGTGCTTGCGTGTTATCATTGTCCACGAACGTTAGGGTTGGCATGGGTTCGTCTACTGGATTAATGTCGGCATGTCCCAAATTATTGTTGGTTGACCGTGGTGGCCTTGACATTCGGCCGCATCGTGTATGCACAATTCGCAGTGCAgagtgttttttctttaaacCGGCTTGCTTCCTCTTTTGCAATTGACCCGACGCATCTACCTTAAAATGCTTTTTACTATCGGGTACAAATTTGTTAGATACACGTGTGCCTCGGGCGTTGTGACGTACGTTCGTTAGCGGAGATGATACTTTCGAGCAATCGTTTTTCGACACAGAATATGGAACTGATTCAAATCTCGCACGGTTTTCACGTGTGTGCACTAAAATTAACGACGAGAGGTCTTTTTCCAGCAATCGCCTCTTTGTCCCTCTTTGCGTCCTGTTTTCAATGAGAAAACCAGAAAGTTACAAAACAAGGAAACGTATTTAGGGTAAAAGGGTTGTATTGTCTTACAATTTTTCGCTGGCAAGGGGGGCGTTAATTTCTAGAGATCCGGGCTGCTGTGGTAAATGGTCTGGTCGAGCCGAAGGTGGAAACCTATTACCAATTTCTTGTAAGTACTCTACGAGATTATTTGCCATAGATTCTGCCATCGGAATCACTTCTGAAAACGGTGTTGAAGTTTGTTCTCTAACGATAGAAGCACCAAAGCAGGATATAGGCTGGACTGCACTCTGTAGATCGTCGAGAGTGCTATCACTATAAGAGGAATGGTTCAGATAATCCATCTCAGCGTTTTCGGCTTTGCAAGTCTCGCTTTCTATAACATCACACTGGGCCGCCACATTCGGAGCGATGGTTGCCAGAATATCGGACGTATCTATATCATCGGCAGCTACGGAATCTTCAAAAAGGGGCACATCGCGTAATCGCTTGGGACTTTCGTGCCATTCACATAATTCTCTTACACAAATATCACCACCTGAAGAATCGAATACATTGCGAACGATGGTACCGTCCAAGAACCAACTCATTTGA
Above is a genomic segment from Anopheles bellator chromosome X, idAnoBellAS_SP24_06.2, whole genome shotgun sequence containing:
- the LOC131213175 gene encoding uncharacterized protein LOC131213175, with the translated sequence MDDSIEPLDNDAERQMSWFLDGTIVRNVFDSSGGDICVRELCEWHESPKRLRDVPLFEDSVAADDIDTSDILATIAPNVAAQCDVIESETCKAENAEMDYLNHSSYSDSTLDDLQSAVQPISCFGASIVREQTSTPFSEVIPMAESMANNLVEYLQEIGNRFPPSARPDHLPQQPGSLEINAPLASEKLTQRGTKRRLLEKDLSSLILVHTRENRARFESVPYSVSKNDCSKVSSPLTNVRHNARGTRVSNKFVPDSKKHFKVDASGQLQKRKQAGLKKKHSALRIVHTRCGRMSRPPRSTNNNLGHADINPVDEPMPTLTFVDNDNTQAPSHRVDKRHSPNIPLEFKCGTCQKTYLGARMKTHLSKFPTHVALSEMMAPKNVSPPDPERTVQHNESLPKATKTAETPSRLFHHLMQFLATVPEYNRCEWMIQELSVFVAQLREHIALLIAADDNAENLVDAFIDQNVADILRLSSGTYRFRVDNLISDLQGPALRSEEPWATPCSDLLCNFETPRNGEFDRSLSFVEEFFAMLPIEDRAAFPNICPPDDTSEVYPTSNLY